In Rutidosis leptorrhynchoides isolate AG116_Rl617_1_P2 chromosome 2, CSIRO_AGI_Rlap_v1, whole genome shotgun sequence, one genomic interval encodes:
- the LOC139887698 gene encoding receptor-like protein 9DC1 translates to MNSKEYIEQHSEMIADKWFQNHRDEAKSEDVNNLVGRIPQGSQFNTFEGNSFEGNKRLCGLPLPNKCEGSLKPQIKADGSEESGFTWKPAMLEYGCGTPLGIVIGYIMLTTRRIKWFNAIADTGEHMILKSRNKRRYSRNRK, encoded by the exons ATGAATAGCAAAGAGTATATTGAGCAGCATAGTGAAATGATAGCGGATAAATGGTTTCAAAATCATAGAGATGAAGCCAAAAGTGAGGATGTG AACAATCTTGTGGGCCGCATTCCACAAGGATCACAGTTCAACACGTTTGAGGGGAACTCATTTGAAGGGAATAAGAGACTTTGTGGGCTGCCTTTGCCTAACAAGTGTGAGGGGTCACTCAAACCACAAATCAAAGCAGATGGAAGTGAAGAGAGCGGATTTACATGGAAGCCAGCGATGTTAGAATATGGTTGTGGAACTCCACTTGGAATAGTAATAGGATATATAATGTTGACGACAAGAAGAATAAAGTGGTTCAATGCAATTGCTGATACTGGAGAGCATATGATCTTGAAGAGCCGAAACAAGAGAAGGTATTCGCGTAACAGGAAATGA